The bacterium genome includes the window CCAGGCCGAAGAGCGTGCTCGCAGCCAACGCCCCGAACCCGACCAGCATGTGGTAGGTCCCGAACGCCCGGCCACGCCCACTGCCGCCCGCGAGCTCGGCGATCAGCGCCTTCTCCGCCCCCTCGACCAGCCCGTGCGACGTCCCGTACACCGCCGCCAGCGCAAACAACAG containing:
- a CDS encoding MFS transporter produces the protein LLFALAAVYGTSHGLVEGAEKALIAELAGGSGRGRAFGTYHMLVGFGALAASTLFGLVWDRFGSVAAFAGSGACALLAAAVLLMVVPAATVTEAQER